The genomic stretch AAATTTGTAACTCTTTGCAACAACATTCACTTCTTTACTTTCAAGGTTATATGAATTCACACCTCCTTGTTCTCCACAATGCAACAAGTTACCATCACTCTTTAGATACACATACTTTTGAAACAACCGTAAGTTAATAGTATATTTTTTGGCCCAAGTATTATTCTCCCTTGCCCATATGTTAGTATGTTCAAAATAGATATCCATTATGGCAATTGATCGATTGAAAATGATAGGAAATCGTTCATGATTTGTCCCCCCAAAAATTTCACAATTCGGCAAATCGATATAGTTCAACGCCTCTTTATCCACATTAAATGACACAAGATGAGAAAACTTACCTTTTGGAGTATTTTCTATCGGGTCAATACCTATCCAATATATAAGCCCATCGAGGTAAGTCTTTGGATGATGTTTGTCCAACAGACTTGGGCATTTCTCTGTTTCGAGAAATTTCCATGAGTTTTTACTCATGGTATATATCTCAACAAATTTAAGGAAATAATTCTCACCATGGAAATATAAGCTTGCTACAATCTTGTAATCATTTGTGATCGGGTCAAAACCAAAGGCGCATTCAGTATCAAATCCTGATTGTACTATTCGCGGAAGAGGAATTTCTACAGCTTTCCTAATCGAAGGATTCCAAAGAAAAATTTGAATTGGTTCTGTTTTTGCTGCTATATACTTCTTGACGCAAAGCACACCGTTAATATAACCGACTACTTGGTAATTGATGGGCGAATAAAAACCTAATTCATGCTTAGACATCCTTCTAAATGTGTCACCACGACGAATCGCACATAACTGATTTAGGAAACACATGTCATTGGTCTCTAATACTAGCAAGCGAGATTCATCTTGAAATTTGTGACGGTTTTTAAGGTGAGTTGAAATGAAATGTGGATCATCAATGAGTGAGCACCACCACTTAGAGACACATCGAAATCTTAATATGAATTTGGCCGGTAATTTAGCAAGAATTTCTACGCATATTTCTGGTGGTAATTTTGTTATAAACAATTTGTTTCTCTTTTGCTTTCTCATTTGAGTAGCTAAGAGTGTGTTCAGATGAAGAGATAAGAGAAAGGATGGGTAGTATGGTGATGGGTATGTGTGCATTTTAATTTATAAGGGGGGTTTCGAAATCATAATTTTAGAAAGATATCGGGCTAGGTTGAAGGAAATTTTCAAATTAGGAAAAGTTTATATAGTATTCCTGTGACCATTTTTGGTTATATAATTAAACCTGGCAAATGGTCATTCGATTCAGTTTCGGATCGGGTAAAGTCGGTTCGATTTTAATTCAGACGACCTTAGTTGCTATTTTAGTTCGATTTCCATCAAGTCTATTTCTGTTAGCTTGTTTAATTGGTTTGTGTTATTTCTAGTTGGGTACGGTTCaattcgagtcgggtcaatatcaGTTCAGATGAATTTTGAGTCACAATTTTCTTAAGTTGGGTCAATATTTGTTCTAATGAGTTTTGAGTCACAATTTTCTTAAATCCGATAGCATTTCTATATTTTATGATCATGTGTTAAGTTAGTTTAAGCACATATATGTGAAAAATTGGGAAAAAATACAATCATTTACTTTAAATATCGGGTAGATATAACTAGATAAACCAAAAGTTACATTCATGGTCATTGTTTTCTTGTGTGCAATAAATACAAACCACGTGTCTTGTACGTTACACAAGTATGACACAATTGTTGTAAGAAACCATGATTAAGACTAAAATTGTCATCTCTTAAATAAGTGGCCAAGGATTCGATCATCGACTCTTGGAAGTGAAAATACCAAACTTACGAGAGTTTACTGATTAAATTGCGTTTAGTATTTCCAATGAAATTGCCCCAACTGTCGGTAAGTTATAATCCTGATTAACACTAGAAAAAATCATGATTACGGACCTTATTTgcaaataatttatgtaatttgttTTGTTCGTACGACGATGCTATGTACAATTTTATTATTTGGAGTTTGTAAAGGCAACAAGAGTCTCCCTCAATATTTCACTTCAATTTTGATAAAATAATTTACTTGTACAACTTATGAATTATGAACTTCTTCTAGAAAACCTTTTATACATGAAAATTGAAATGAATGATCGAGTTAAAAGTTTTAGCGAGGATGGTTCTCTATAAAAAATACTGAATTATTACTTAGGTTGTCAAATAAGAAATAGTTAGAGTGAGTATTCTTTTGAAGACACACAAAAAAAAGTTACGAAGAGAGAGAAGACACTTACCCCAAATCAAAAACCTCCAAATATAACCTAATTTGATCCACCCCATCCAGCCACCACCACCTGTCACTCTCGCTCCTCTACCGAATGGCCGTCCGC from Silene latifolia isolate original U9 population chromosome 2, ASM4854445v1, whole genome shotgun sequence encodes the following:
- the LOC141641529 gene encoding F-box protein At3g07870-like, whose protein sequence is MSKHELGFYSPINYQVVGYINGVLCVKKYIAAKTEPIQIFLWNPSIRKAVEIPLPRIVQSGFDTECAFGFDPITNDYKIVASLYFHGENYFLKFVEIYTMSKNSWKFLETEKCPSLLDKHHPKTYLDGLIYWIGIDPIENTPKGKFSHLVSFNVDKEALNYIDLPNCEIFGGTNHERFPIIFNRSIAIMDIYFEHTNIWARENNTWAKKYTINLRLFQKYVYLKSDGNLLHCGEQGGVNSYNLESKEVNVVAKSYKFVPSFTGCYMESMMLLNGFDDRNVFTFPNG